Proteins encoded together in one Bacteroides zoogleoformans window:
- a CDS encoding S41 family peptidase, translating to MSTKSTSRFTPLIIAISVVVGILIGTFYARHFAGNKLGIINSSSNKLNALLRVIDDQYVDTVNMTDLVEKAMPQILAELDPHSTYIPAQKLEEVNSELEGSFSGIGIQFTIQEDTIHVNSVIPGGPSEKVGLMAGDRIVMVNDSLFVGKGLNNEKAMRTLKGPKGSLVKLGVKRVTDKELLSFTITRGDIPQNTIDAAYMIDKDFGYIQISKFGRTTHVELLNAIAQLSHEKCKGLIIDLRDNTGGYMEAATRMVNEFLPEGKLIVYTNGRKYPRMEEYANGTGSCQKMPLVVLVNEGSASSSEIFAGAIQDNDRGTIVGRRSFGKGLVQQPIDFSDGSAIRLTIARYYTPSGRCIQRPYENGKDSKYEMDWITRYEHGEFFSKDSIKMDESLRYSTGLGRVVYGGGGIMPDIFVPQDTTGVSSYMIEVSNKGLILQFSFQYTDRNRSKLNEYDNETSLLRYLRQQGIIEQFIHFADSKGIKRRNLLINKSYKLLERSLYGNIIYNILGREPYIRYINQGDPTVKKALEILENSEAFPKAPEKAAIMENKKDDGKEKRTAQVGGFIKIATPSFVYASIC from the coding sequence ATGAGTACAAAAAGCACTTCCCGCTTTACGCCGCTTATCATAGCAATCAGCGTAGTGGTAGGAATTCTTATCGGAACGTTTTATGCAAGACATTTTGCCGGTAATAAACTGGGCATCATAAACAGCTCGTCCAACAAGCTTAACGCTCTGCTACGTGTCATCGACGACCAATATGTCGATACCGTCAACATGACCGACTTGGTAGAAAAAGCCATGCCGCAGATATTGGCGGAACTTGATCCCCATTCCACCTACATCCCGGCGCAAAAGCTGGAAGAAGTCAATTCCGAACTCGAAGGCAGCTTCAGCGGCATTGGCATTCAGTTCACGATTCAAGAAGACACGATACACGTGAACAGTGTCATTCCGGGTGGTCCTTCCGAAAAAGTGGGCTTGATGGCCGGCGACCGGATTGTGATGGTCAACGACAGCCTCTTTGTGGGTAAAGGGCTGAACAATGAAAAAGCGATGCGTACACTGAAAGGGCCGAAAGGCAGTCTGGTAAAGCTGGGCGTAAAACGTGTCACAGATAAGGAGCTGCTCTCTTTCACCATCACCCGCGGCGACATTCCTCAAAACACCATCGATGCCGCCTATATGATAGACAAAGACTTTGGTTACATACAAATCAGCAAGTTCGGACGCACCACACATGTAGAACTGCTGAATGCCATCGCACAGCTGAGTCATGAGAAATGTAAAGGGCTGATCATTGATTTACGCGATAACACCGGAGGTTATATGGAGGCCGCTACACGCATGGTCAACGAGTTTCTTCCGGAAGGGAAGCTGATTGTATATACCAATGGCCGCAAATATCCTCGTATGGAAGAATATGCCAACGGCACCGGCAGTTGCCAGAAGATGCCGTTGGTAGTGCTGGTGAACGAAGGCTCGGCCTCTTCCAGTGAAATCTTTGCAGGAGCCATTCAGGACAACGACCGCGGCACCATTGTAGGACGCCGTTCTTTCGGAAAAGGACTAGTGCAACAGCCTATCGACTTCAGCGACGGATCAGCCATCCGACTGACCATTGCTCGTTACTACACTCCTTCGGGGCGCTGCATACAACGTCCGTACGAGAATGGAAAAGACAGCAAGTACGAGATGGACTGGATTACCCGTTACGAGCATGGTGAATTTTTCTCAAAAGATAGCATCAAAATGGACGAGAGTCTGCGCTACTCCACCGGCTTGGGAAGAGTGGTATATGGTGGTGGCGGCATCATGCCGGACATCTTTGTACCACAAGATACCACCGGTGTATCTTCTTACATGATAGAGGTCAGCAACAAAGGATTGATTCTGCAATTCAGTTTCCAATATACAGATCGTAACCGCTCTAAGTTAAACGAATATGATAACGAGACAAGCCTGTTGAGGTATCTGCGACAACAAGGCATTATAGAACAGTTTATACACTTTGCCGACTCCAAAGGCATAAAGAGGCGCAATCTCCTTATCAATAAATCATATAAATTGCTGGAAAGAAGCTTGTACGGCAACATTATTTATAACATTCTGGGTCGAGAGCCCTACATACGTTATATCAACCAAGGTGACCCCACCGTAAAAAAGGCATTGGAAATTTTAGAAAACAGCGAAGCCTTTCCCAAGGCTCCGGAAAAGGCAGCAATCATGGAGAACAAGAAGGATGATGGAAAGGAAAAAAGAACTGCGCAAGTTGGTGGCTTCATTAAAATCGCAACACCAAGCTTTGTCTACGCATCAATCTGTTGA
- a CDS encoding 5-formyltetrahydrofolate cyclo-ligase has product MERKKELRKLVASLKSQHQALSTHQSVEILAALEAHPAFRAANTVLLYHSLKDEVDTHDFIRKWSRAKRILLPVVVGNDLELRVYNGPEGLISGAYDIKEPTGAPFCDYNSIDLILVPGVAFDRNGNRLGRGKGYYDRLLPNIPSAYKAGICFPYQLVEEVPSEPFDVRMDEVITLQG; this is encoded by the coding sequence ATGGAAAGGAAAAAAGAACTGCGCAAGTTGGTGGCTTCATTAAAATCGCAACACCAAGCTTTGTCTACGCATCAATCTGTTGAAATACTTGCCGCTCTCGAAGCACATCCTGCTTTCAGGGCGGCAAATACCGTATTACTCTATCATTCGCTGAAAGACGAAGTAGACACGCATGACTTTATCCGAAAATGGAGCCGTGCCAAGCGAATATTGCTTCCAGTAGTTGTCGGCAATGATTTGGAATTACGGGTGTATAACGGCCCGGAAGGCCTTATATCCGGCGCATACGACATCAAAGAACCTACAGGAGCACCATTCTGTGACTACAACAGCATTGACCTTATTTTGGTTCCCGGTGTAGCATTCGACCGTAATGGCAATAGATTGGGACGTGGCAAAGGCTATTATGATCGTCTTCTCCCCAACATTCCTTCAGCCTATAAGGCGGGGATTTGTTTTCCCTATCAACTCGTAGAAGAAGTTCCTTCCGAACCATTCGATGTCCGTATGGATGAAGTCATTACATTGCAAGGTTAA
- a CDS encoding DciA family protein codes for MKRNNAEQIGMLIRNFLRQESLETPLNEHRLINAWPEVLGSVIASYTREIYIKNQVLYVHIMSAALRQELMMGRELLVRNLNCYVGAQVITNIIFR; via the coding sequence ATGAAGCGTAACAATGCCGAACAGATAGGAATGCTTATCCGAAACTTTCTACGACAAGAAAGTCTGGAGACGCCGTTGAATGAGCATCGGCTTATTAATGCTTGGCCGGAGGTGTTAGGCTCTGTAATAGCTTCTTATACCCGGGAAATTTACATCAAGAATCAAGTGCTTTATGTGCACATCATGTCGGCAGCCCTCCGTCAGGAGTTGATGATGGGGCGTGAGTTGCTGGTGCGCAACCTGAATTGTTATGTAGGGGCGCAAGTCATTACCAATATCATATTCCGATGA